From one Dermacentor variabilis isolate Ectoservices chromosome 3, ASM5094787v1, whole genome shotgun sequence genomic stretch:
- the loj gene encoding p24 family member logjam has translation MGTERLLTAAVLFTCIAIEISADSYVSEPSLGVSFEFKLHVDAGKEECFYQNVEAGSSVYVAYQVLRGGDGQAGFAVRHPNGNHVLPYQWRPSAEYEETTSTGGYYELCIDNSMSHFAAKLVSLYFNSFKRDKWESYVQELESLGVTVANFTDTLQKVDGQVGEMLKYQDQNRRHLSRDWYIVDGNNRYVQYWSLAQCIVIMATSALQVYFVRKLFEVKNVTPTFKPRA, from the exons ATGGGCACGGAACGTCTGTTGACGGCCGCGGTGTTGTTTACGTGCATTGCGATTGAAATATCCGCCGATTCGTACGTGTCAGAGCCTTCGCTAGGCGTCTCGTTTGAATTCAAGCTCCATGTGGACGCCGGTAAAGAGGAGTGTTTTTATCAGAACGTTGAGGCCGGATCGTCGGTCTACGTGGCCTACCAG GTTCTAAGAGGTGGCGATGGTCAAGCCGGCTTTGCAGTAAGACACCCCAATGGCAATCATGTGCTACCCTATCAGTGGAGGCCTTCGGCTGAATATGAAGAAACAACCTCGACTGGAG GATACTACGAGCTGTGCATTGATAACTCCATGTCCCACTTTGCTGCCAAGCTTGTCAGCCTCTATTTCAATTCCTTCAAGAGGGACAAATGGGAGTCGTATGTACAGGAGCTCGAGTCCCTAGGTGTCACAGTGGCCAACTTCACC GACACCTTGCAGAAGGTAGACGGTCAGGTGGGTGAGATGCTGAAGTACCAGGACCAGAACAGGAGGCACCTATCACGAGACTGGTACATTGTGGATGGCAACAACCGCTACGTCCAGTACTGGTCCCTTGCCCAGTGCATCGTCATCATGGCCACTTCGGCACTGCAGGTGTACTTTGTGCGCAAGCTGTTCGAGGTGAAGAATGTCACACCGACATTCAAGCCACGGGCGTGA
- the LOC142573797 gene encoding uncharacterized protein LOC142573797: MGVRQAVQRLVELKAHAVVHTGERRFRCADCGKAFATSSHLKTHAIVHSGRRPYQCEICLREFSVSSNLRSHMFVHTGERRHECQV; encoded by the exons atgg GTGTGCGGCAAGCAGTTCAGCGCCTCGTCGAACTGAAGGCGCACGCGGTGGTGCACACGGGCGAGCGCCGGTTCCGGTGCGCCGACTGCGGCAAGGCGTTCGCCACCTCGAGCCACCTGAAGACGCACGCCATCGTGCACAGCGGCCGGCGGCCCTACCAGTGCGAGATCTGCCTGCGCGAGTTCTCCGTCTCCTCCAACCTGCGCTCGCACATGTTCGTCCACACGGGCGAGAGGCGCCACGAGTGCCA ggtgtaa
- the LOC142573956 gene encoding uncharacterized protein LOC142573956, whose translation MLTHSGERPHKCDLCPKSFAVISNLKAHRKIHLGQKDHACDVCGKRFYTSSDMKSHRTMHTGERPHQCDVCHERFGKRSNMKAHMMTHTGDRPFHCQRCPKRFAKASTLRTHVAKWHPPEPAEAPSTSASQETPHDDASAADGLSVDGSSVPPSSRGRPSPTVKSARPSSTTTTDSHCTVLPSSGSSAVAANSSEAPPCITSAASVAAVDGDHTPSTTATDRDAVNSIPVLPHSKVNGSAGSVDVKHFADHPRKGLRPQARETAPASRCADRSVVEANGRAESAAVASNPLPSSPRAGRFVVEATSAGHGVRTKDTAQGAGQAFGAVPVQHCVRAPDELALEREPRGDLTGFVVSVENIESVEAGTFRMTR comes from the coding sequence ATGCTGACGCACTCCGGCGAGCGGCCGCACAAGTGCGACTTGTGCCCCAAGTCGTTCGCCGTCATCAGCAACCTGAAGGCTCACCGCAAGATCCACCTGGGCCAGAAGGACCAcgcgtgcgacgtctgcggcaAGCGCTTCTACACGTCGAGCGACATGAAGTCGCACCGCACCATGCACACGGGCGAGCGGCCGCACCAGTGCGACGTGTGCCACGAGCGATTCGGCAAGCGCTCCAACATGAAGGCGCACATGATGACTCACACCGGCGACCGACCGTTTCACTGCCAGCGCTGTCCCAAGCGCTTCGCCAAGGCGTCCACGCTCCGGACGCACGTGGCCAAGTGGCACCCGCCGGAACCCGCCGAGGCGCCGTCCACATCGGCGTCGCAGGAAACGCCGCACGACGACGCTAGCGCCGCCGACGGCCTTTCTGTCGACGGCAGTTCCGTCCCGCCCTCGTCGCGTGGTAGGCCGTCGCCGACCGTTAAAAGTGCTCGCCCTTCCTCCACGACCACGACCGACTCCCACTGCACTGTCCTCCCCTCTTCTGGGAGCTCCGCAGTTGCAGCGAATTCTTCCGAAGCTCCACCTTGCATCACTTCGGCAGCTTCCGTTGCTGCTGTTGATGGCGATCACACGCCCTCGACCACAGCAACAGACCGCGATGCCGTAAACTCGATCCCTGTGCTGCCTCACTCTAAGGTAAATGGTTCGGCCGGGTCCGTTGACGTCAAACATTTCGCCGATCATCCTCGGAAAGGACTTCGCCCGCAGGCCCGTGAGACCGCACCCGCAAGCCGTTGCGCAGACAGGTCCGTTGTCGAGGCCAACGGCCGTGCCGAGAGTGCTGCTGTCGCCTCGAACCCGCTTCCGTCCTCGCCACGAGCCGGTCGGTTCGTCGTGGAGGCAACGTCAGCGGGCCACGGCGTCCGTACGAAGGACACGGCACAGGGTGCGGGCCAAGCTTTTGGGGCTGTCCCCGTTCAGCACTGCGTGCGAGCTCCGGACGAGCTTGCGTTAGAGAGGGAGCCCCGCGGGGATCTGACGGGCTTCGTAGTCAGCGTGGAAAACATCGAAAGCGTCGAGGCGGGCACATTTCGCATGACCAGATGA